The Fusarium poae strain DAOMC 252244 chromosome 2, whole genome shotgun sequence nucleotide sequence CATCAATTGCCGACATGAGCGGTCTTCAGAACAACTTCCAGCCCGTCATGGCTGAAGACACCAACGGTACTCAGTTCAATGGACAGCGTCGACGATCGGGACCCTTGAAGGAAATTGTTGCCCAACAGGACAGCCTTTACAAGTACATCAGTGTAAGTGTGTTCCATCGTGAGACCTTGACGATGGATATTGACACACTATTAGTGGGAGGATCCAGCCCGAACCATTGGATCGTACTTTGCTGCCCTCGGCTTTCTGCTCGCTGTTCACCATCTTCACCTTACCCAACTGGCACTCAAGACTAGCGCCATTGGCCTCGGAGGTAAGCAGATCTCACACTCAAAATCATATAATGAAGTGGAACTAACTCCCTTGGAAGTAATGTCCCTAGCCGAGTTCGCCGGCCGTTCCTTTGGTCCCAACAATTTCGTCTCTCGCATGCGACCCAAGCAGTACAAGACCTTCCCCGAATCAACCCTCAATGCTACACTGAAGGATATTCACGACTTCATCCAATACACTGCTGTCAAAACCCAAAAGGTCATCTTTGCTGAGGACCTTGAGAAGACCTTTGCTGTATGTGCAACTACAAAATAAGACGAGCCAAGACTAACCTCAATAGGCCTTCCTCATCGCTACCTCCTTATACTTCCTGACCCAATTCATGACTCCTTTCGGAATCACCATCTTGGCTCTGACGACCGTCTACATTATCCCTCTTGTTAGATCCCCGCACGGCAGAGGCATTGCCCGCGATGGAATCGCACGAGCCCAGGAAATCGGCAACGTTGCCATTGATCAGGCTAGCACTCTCGCACAGGACAGCAAGGCTGCTGTCTCAAACATGACATCTCGTGCTCAAGACACCGCATCAAACTTGACTTCTCGAGCACAGGATACTGCTACTAGCTTCACTTCCAGCGCCCAGGATACTGCCGGTAATCTTCGACAGCGTGCGGTCAACATGGTCCCTGAAGTGATGAAGGGCAACAACCAGACTGCTAGCGATATCACCTCCAGCGTTCCCCACAGCTCTTCTGAGCCTACTCAGGCTAGAGATGTCTCTTCCAAATATCCCAAGGATGACATGTCCTTCAACGATTCCAAGGACATGGCTTCCAAGGCCGCTCATGACGTGTCCCACAGCTCCCAAAAGTCACCCAAGTCCGA carries:
- a CDS encoding hypothetical protein (TransMembrane:3 (o54-72i146-163o169-185i)) → MSGLQNNFQPVMAEDTNGTQFNGQRRRSGPLKEIVAQQDSLYKYISWEDPARTIGSYFAALGFLLAVHHLHLTQLALKTSAIGLGVMSLAEFAGRSFGPNNFVSRMRPKQYKTFPESTLNATLKDIHDFIQYTAVKTQKVIFAEDLEKTFAAFLIATSLYFLTQFMTPFGITILALTTVYIIPLVRSPHGRGIARDGIARAQEIGNVAIDQASTLAQDSKAAVSNMTSRAQDTASNLTSRAQDTATSFTSSAQDTAGNLRQRAVNMVPEVMKGNNQTASDITSSVPHSSSEPTQARDVSSKYPKDDMSFNDSKDMASKAAHDVSHSSQKSPKSDFGITDKATHATGVSQSAVQGFPETSRDSFPSHGPSDDFGAVSSNKSQAPSSFTSNVSNIPSFTATGSNMPSNQAPAGKRPSIDDGDYSIQNRMDQGTDYQRFVPREAPNRGNLGTGADTSIGNMPIGKLMDEKNKAGDEAPPLSAGGINSMR